A stretch of the Paenibacillus dendritiformis genome encodes the following:
- a CDS encoding alpha/beta fold hydrolase codes for MNSIRIHGNAPYSVALAHGGPGAAGEMAPVAAALSRHAGILELHQTKYSIDELVAEMKDQLVASGHPPVTVIGHSWGAWLGFLFAARHPGLVRKLILVGSGPFEEAYAQEIMSTRMTRLSAEERAEWNSIMSKLGAGEALPDLTRLDELMSKADTYEPLEDAPKAEPIAVNAEQHGRIWAEASALRRSGQLLEHGKRIACPVVAIHGEHDPHPYQGVFAPLTEVLNGVTCILLPRCGHTPWKERHASHAFYDILGGEINA; via the coding sequence ATGAATTCGATTCGGATCCACGGCAACGCCCCTTATTCGGTGGCATTGGCGCATGGCGGACCTGGGGCAGCGGGAGAGATGGCTCCCGTAGCCGCGGCGTTGTCACGGCATGCCGGAATATTGGAGCTGCATCAGACCAAGTACAGCATCGATGAACTGGTCGCGGAAATGAAGGATCAGCTTGTGGCATCAGGCCATCCGCCCGTGACCGTCATCGGGCATTCCTGGGGCGCGTGGCTCGGCTTCCTCTTCGCCGCCCGCCATCCCGGGCTGGTGCGCAAGCTTATTCTCGTAGGCAGCGGGCCGTTCGAGGAAGCTTATGCCCAGGAGATCATGAGCACAAGAATGACACGCTTGTCTGCCGAGGAACGGGCCGAATGGAATAGCATAATGTCGAAGCTCGGCGCAGGGGAAGCCCTGCCGGATCTGACGCGGCTGGATGAGCTCATGAGCAAGGCCGATACATACGAGCCGCTGGAAGATGCGCCGAAGGCGGAGCCGATTGCCGTCAATGCGGAGCAGCATGGGCGCATCTGGGCCGAAGCGAGCGCGCTGCGGAGGTCCGGGCAACTGCTGGAGCACGGAAAGCGCATCGCCTGCCCGGTCGTCGCCATCCATGGCGAGCATGACCCGCATCCGTATCAGGGCGTATTCGCGCCGCTGACAGAGGTGCTCAACGGCGTAACCTGCATCCTGCTGCCGCGTTGCGGACATACTCCGTGGAAGGAACGGCACGCTTCGCACGCATTCTATGACATTCTCGGCGGCGAAATAAACGCTTGA
- a CDS encoding carbohydrate deacetylase, producing the protein MPRYVMINADDFGLSCSINRGVMEAHRLGTVSSASLMVNTPGFLDAVSLARAAPSLGVGLHFNLTYGIPATNPLLVPSLVRDEGSFHGNLAEWNPHDIALELENQYRRMLEHGIRPTHVDSHQHIHLESPDVYNIVKKLVLREQLPVRLPSSRPDPELPWIADELLMYTYDRQTGVPHLLSLLRNIPEGITELLCHPGYVDDDVRRLSAWTTAREEELTVFTDPQVIACIADLQARGLLQVIHYGQFPAIRSILNNEKDASRLRTTADSASQLHAAADTPSAPTSEPSRSPMPDAVIHPLQKRCRSIWARQNRVKRKQMKKRRTYKKLLGTARSRVRRRVRGKRMGNRRRWSLS; encoded by the coding sequence TTGCCTCGGTATGTAATGATTAACGCGGATGATTTCGGCCTGTCGTGCAGCATTAATCGCGGTGTGATGGAAGCGCATCGACTCGGAACAGTAAGCAGCGCTTCTTTAATGGTCAATACCCCCGGCTTCCTGGACGCCGTTTCATTGGCGAGAGCCGCTCCGTCCTTAGGAGTGGGATTGCATTTCAACTTAACATATGGAATACCCGCGACAAACCCTCTCCTTGTTCCCTCCCTCGTTCGGGATGAAGGTTCCTTTCACGGGAACCTCGCGGAATGGAATCCTCATGATATCGCGCTTGAGCTTGAGAACCAGTATCGTCGCATGCTGGAACATGGAATCCGCCCTACTCATGTCGATTCCCACCAGCATATTCATTTGGAGAGCCCAGACGTGTATAATATCGTCAAAAAGCTCGTTCTGCGCGAACAGCTTCCTGTGCGCCTGCCCTCCAGCCGTCCAGACCCTGAACTTCCGTGGATAGCAGATGAACTACTGATGTATACGTATGATAGGCAGACAGGCGTTCCCCACCTCTTGAGCCTGCTGCGCAACATCCCAGAAGGAATAACGGAGCTTTTATGTCACCCAGGCTATGTAGACGATGATGTCCGCCGGCTGTCCGCTTGGACGACGGCCAGGGAAGAAGAATTGACCGTATTCACTGATCCACAGGTTATCGCATGCATTGCGGATCTTCAAGCCCGCGGATTACTTCAAGTCATTCATTACGGCCAGTTCCCTGCCATCCGATCCATCCTAAATAATGAAAAGGATGCTTCCCGCTTGCGCACAACGGCCGACTCCGCCTCTCAACTCCATGCGGCAGCGGATACTCCATCGGCGCCAACGTCAGAGCCCTCTCGTTCTCCGATGCCTGATGCGGTCATTCATCCCCTGCAAAAGCGCTGCCGTTCCATATGGGCACGGCAAAATAGAGTAAAAAGAAAGCAGATGAAAAAGAGACGGACTTACAAAAAGCTGCTAGGAACTGCCCGTTCCCGAGTCAGGAGACGTGTGCGAGGGAAGCGCATGGGCAATCGTAGAAGATGGTCCCTGTCATAA
- a CDS encoding SgcJ/EcaC family oxidoreductase produces MQAQETKEVENLYHQLIEAWNSRHAGGMAELFTADGELIGFDGSLASGPNDILGHLQSIFEQHPTAPFTTKVKHVRLLDSNTALLRAVAGMVPPGQSELNPDVNTHHTLIAVRAGGQWRIELFQNTPAQFHGRPELVRQMTEELAGVLIENKTKHNGG; encoded by the coding sequence ATGCAAGCGCAAGAAACCAAAGAGGTAGAAAATTTGTATCATCAATTGATAGAAGCATGGAATAGCCGCCATGCTGGCGGGATGGCGGAGCTGTTCACAGCGGACGGCGAGTTGATCGGGTTCGACGGCAGTCTGGCGAGCGGGCCGAATGACATACTCGGGCATCTTCAGTCTATCTTCGAACAGCATCCGACAGCTCCTTTTACGACCAAGGTGAAACATGTCCGCTTGCTTGATTCGAATACCGCGTTATTGCGGGCGGTCGCCGGCATGGTGCCGCCCGGACAATCGGAGCTGAACCCGGACGTGAATACCCATCACACGCTGATCGCGGTTCGCGCGGGAGGACAATGGCGGATTGAGTTATTCCAGAATACGCCGGCTCAGTTCCATGGGCGGCCGGAGCTTGTCCGGCAAATGACGGAAGAATTGGCGGGAGTGCTCATCGAAAATAAAACAAAGCATAACGGAGGCTGA
- a CDS encoding MerR family transcriptional regulator: MLYTVKEVSSLTNVTIKALHHYHKIGLLEPRKISEAGYRLYGTAELERLQHILFYKELDFPLETIKVLLETDADRWTILNRQEELLLARKRRLDQIIQTLQASKDSLAGGEPQSPGEMFTGFASEEEWEQALSEQREHVQAAYGFDILEGRSIDVPRMNEQAQEAAAFMEEMAAALRSGAKHDGEDVQRVIRTHLDYLNGHGHPVSAAEFAEQTRFFLQDEFHLRMLEGQQTGLAYYLAAAAASCAGE; encoded by the coding sequence ATGCTATACACGGTGAAGGAAGTATCGTCATTGACCAATGTCACCATCAAGGCGCTTCATCATTATCACAAGATCGGCCTCCTTGAGCCGCGGAAAATCAGCGAAGCCGGGTACCGCTTGTATGGAACGGCGGAGCTGGAACGGCTGCAGCACATTCTTTTCTACAAGGAATTGGATTTCCCCCTGGAAACGATTAAAGTCCTGCTCGAGACGGATGCCGATCGATGGACGATATTGAATCGGCAGGAGGAGCTCTTGCTTGCCCGCAAGCGCCGGCTGGACCAGATCATTCAGACGCTCCAAGCCTCTAAGGACAGCTTGGCCGGAGGAGAACCGCAGAGTCCGGGGGAGATGTTCACGGGATTTGCCAGCGAGGAAGAATGGGAGCAAGCGCTGAGCGAGCAGCGGGAGCATGTGCAGGCGGCCTATGGCTTCGATATATTGGAGGGCCGGTCCATCGATGTGCCGAGGATGAATGAACAGGCGCAGGAAGCGGCGGCATTTATGGAAGAGATGGCCGCTGCGCTGCGCAGCGGAGCGAAGCATGATGGCGAGGATGTGCAGCGCGTAATCCGGACGCATCTCGACTATTTGAACGGGCATGGGCATCCGGTGTCCGCGGCCGAGTTTGCCGAGCAGACCCGATTTTTCCTGCAGGACGAATTCCATCTCCGCATGCTCGAAGGGCAGCAGACCGGACTGGCTTATTATCTTGCCGCCGCCGCAGCCTCCTGCGCCGGGGAGTAA
- a CDS encoding sensor histidine kinase: MRRGGWRHANGLFVKIFVLLLILLVVSYGLFGFITGLFFKGDLMKRQRLDDRMQLDRIGHFLTEAKQNGWNDEMVMAGLELTVPRYVRSLYIIHQTTGNVRYKLEDEKGPYRLHEARIQEVLGGIEDGRYFAEETFDRGKTVLVGQTLRVPGEGDFVLLTASNLFQRDVRIWNEPLWIGIGIMLSCGALFAFMLSNHLSRRVKKLEAASRAIAKGQFQIEIPIHSRDELGRLARSLEQMARDLGSLDRMRKEFVANVSHDMRSPLTSMNGYLEAVLDGTIPPDRVAKYIRIVQEQNKRLIRLVNDLLDIAKIEAGQFQIIPVAFNMTEKVRQVLARMDPQLSRHEVVFDQADADHDLWVRADPDRIEQVVVNLLQNAIEYSRPGTRITVKISKADVRHAVVGISDQGIGMVSEDIARIWERFYKTDKARTRKNGAGIGLSIVKAILDQHRAPIEVYSIPQQGTTFLFTLPLAGPPPEQTKERQRSE; encoded by the coding sequence ATGAGGCGGGGCGGATGGCGGCATGCGAACGGCTTGTTCGTCAAGATCTTCGTGCTGCTTCTTATTTTGCTCGTGGTATCCTACGGTTTGTTCGGCTTCATTACCGGGTTGTTCTTCAAAGGCGATCTGATGAAAAGACAGCGCCTGGATGACCGCATGCAGTTGGACCGAATCGGACATTTCCTGACCGAAGCGAAGCAGAACGGCTGGAACGACGAGATGGTGATGGCGGGATTGGAGCTGACCGTGCCGCGATATGTTCGCTCCTTATACATCATTCACCAGACGACCGGGAACGTCCGCTACAAGCTGGAAGACGAGAAAGGTCCCTATCGTCTGCATGAAGCCCGCATACAAGAGGTTCTTGGCGGTATAGAAGACGGGCGTTATTTCGCCGAGGAGACATTTGACCGGGGCAAGACGGTGCTCGTCGGGCAGACGCTGCGCGTTCCCGGAGAAGGGGACTTCGTTCTGCTCACGGCCTCCAACCTGTTCCAGCGGGATGTCCGCATATGGAACGAGCCGCTCTGGATCGGGATTGGCATTATGCTCTCGTGCGGAGCATTATTCGCATTCATGCTCTCCAACCATCTGTCGCGAAGGGTGAAGAAGCTCGAAGCCGCCTCGCGCGCCATCGCCAAGGGGCAGTTCCAGATCGAGATTCCGATTCATTCCCGGGACGAGCTCGGGCGGTTGGCGCGCTCCCTTGAACAGATGGCGCGAGACCTCGGGAGCCTGGATCGGATGCGCAAAGAATTCGTCGCCAATGTATCCCATGATATGCGATCTCCGTTAACATCCATGAACGGGTATTTGGAAGCGGTGCTGGACGGCACAATACCGCCCGATCGGGTGGCGAAATATATCCGAATCGTGCAGGAGCAAAACAAGCGGCTCATCCGCCTCGTTAATGATCTGCTGGATATTGCCAAAATTGAGGCGGGACAGTTCCAGATCATCCCGGTTGCCTTCAATATGACCGAGAAGGTTCGCCAGGTGCTGGCCCGAATGGATCCGCAGCTGAGCCGGCATGAAGTGGTATTTGACCAAGCGGATGCCGATCATGATTTGTGGGTCCGTGCCGACCCCGATCGGATCGAGCAGGTCGTGGTGAATCTGCTGCAAAATGCAATTGAGTACTCCCGGCCGGGTACCCGGATAACGGTCAAGATTTCCAAGGCGGACGTCAGGCATGCGGTTGTCGGAATCTCCGATCAGGGCATCGGCATGGTGTCGGAAGATATCGCACGCATCTGGGAGCGATTTTACAAGACAGATAAGGCCAGGACGAGGAAGAACGGCGCCGGCATCGGCCTGTCCATCGTCAAAGCGATCCTAGATCAGCACCGGGCGCCAATCGAGGTGTACAGTATTCCGCAGCAAGGAACGACCTTCCTGTTCACGCTTCCGCTGGCAGGGCCTCCCCCCGAGCAGACGAAGGAGCGGCAGCGCTCCGAATGA
- a CDS encoding response regulator transcription factor encodes MAVHKSPHILIVEDDAYISELIALYLDKHGYTHSIAEDGAAALALLDAANPDLVLLDIMLPELDGWQVCEEIRAEGDIPIIMVTGNGESYDKLKGFSCGADDYIVKPFDPKELIARVQAVLRRAHPALFKTSLQYPELCIAPQDQKVSVRDQEVALAPKELELLQVLAGHPNKVFTREQLLRQIWGADYEGDVRTVDVHIKRLREKLGESAYWSIMTVWGIGYKFEAGS; translated from the coding sequence ATGGCAGTGCACAAGTCACCGCATATTTTAATCGTCGAGGATGATGCGTATATTTCGGAATTGATTGCCCTATATTTGGACAAGCACGGTTATACGCATTCGATTGCGGAGGATGGAGCGGCGGCCCTGGCGCTGCTGGATGCGGCGAACCCTGATCTGGTGCTGCTCGATATTATGCTTCCGGAGCTGGACGGCTGGCAGGTGTGCGAAGAAATCCGCGCCGAAGGGGATATTCCGATCATTATGGTTACCGGGAACGGCGAGAGCTACGACAAGCTCAAGGGATTTTCCTGCGGAGCGGACGACTATATTGTGAAGCCTTTCGATCCGAAGGAGCTTATCGCGCGTGTGCAAGCGGTATTGAGACGGGCCCACCCGGCCCTGTTCAAGACTTCGCTTCAGTATCCGGAGCTGTGCATCGCCCCGCAGGATCAGAAGGTGTCCGTCCGCGATCAGGAAGTGGCGCTGGCCCCCAAGGAACTGGAGCTCCTTCAAGTGTTGGCCGGACATCCGAACAAGGTATTCACGCGCGAACAACTGCTGCGGCAGATCTGGGGCGCCGATTATGAAGGCGATGTCCGCACGGTGGACGTGCATATCAAGCGGCTCCGGGAGAAGCTGGGCGAATCCGCCTATTGGAGCATCATGACGGTCTGGGGCATCGGCTACAAATTCGAGGCAGGCTCATGA
- a CDS encoding ABC transporter permease, with translation MTWMQAWKMAWRSILANKMRTLLTMLGIVIGVAAVIIMVSVGEGSAKQVQSQVASLGSNLISVTITGRGAVSSLTLEEAIAFEDIDGVEAVSPFINGSVQAKAGTKNANLQVEGITPEYEAVRDYHVQSGRFILPIDVELYQRVAIIGLDAAETLFPQRNPVGQQVSLNGISFRIVGVMASKGSSLGGANDNKIWVPLTRGERLLQSKGIRTVYVKFAGTEQAGSIMAELESRLSKKFRGSDNSYNVYNQADMIEALGSVTQTMTLLLAGIASISLLVGGIGIMNIMLVSVTERTREIGIRKSLGAKKRDIMQQFLLEAVTISSISGLLGIAAGLGGAYAGSRAMSIPFAAAPVMMWLSFAFSAAIGIVFGLFPANKAANLKPVDALRYD, from the coding sequence GTGACATGGATGCAAGCATGGAAAATGGCCTGGCGCAGCATACTGGCCAATAAGATGCGCACGCTGCTGACAATGCTTGGCATCGTCATCGGCGTGGCCGCCGTCATTATCATGGTCTCGGTGGGAGAAGGCTCAGCCAAGCAAGTGCAATCCCAGGTGGCAAGTCTTGGCTCCAATCTGATCTCGGTCACGATAACGGGAAGGGGCGCGGTATCGTCGCTCACGCTGGAGGAGGCGATCGCTTTCGAGGATATTGACGGCGTCGAGGCGGTCTCTCCGTTCATCAACGGCAGCGTCCAGGCGAAGGCGGGAACGAAGAACGCGAATCTGCAAGTGGAGGGCATTACCCCGGAATATGAAGCGGTCCGCGACTATCACGTGCAGAGCGGGCGCTTCATCCTCCCGATCGATGTCGAGCTCTATCAACGGGTGGCCATCATCGGCCTGGATGCGGCGGAGACCCTGTTCCCGCAAAGGAATCCGGTCGGCCAGCAAGTGTCGCTGAACGGAATCTCCTTCCGGATCGTTGGGGTGATGGCATCAAAGGGAAGCTCGCTGGGCGGGGCGAATGACAATAAGATCTGGGTTCCGTTAACGAGAGGCGAGCGGCTGCTGCAGTCGAAAGGAATTCGAACGGTCTATGTCAAATTCGCGGGCACGGAACAGGCCGGTTCGATTATGGCGGAGCTGGAATCCCGGTTATCCAAAAAATTCCGCGGGTCCGACAACAGCTACAACGTCTATAACCAGGCGGATATGATCGAAGCGCTCGGAAGCGTAACCCAGACGATGACGCTCCTGCTGGCGGGAATCGCCTCGATCTCCCTGCTCGTCGGCGGCATCGGCATCATGAATATTATGCTCGTGTCGGTGACGGAGCGGACGCGCGAGATCGGCATCCGCAAGTCTCTCGGCGCGAAGAAGCGCGATATCATGCAGCAATTCCTGCTGGAAGCGGTCACGATCAGCAGCATCAGCGGCTTGCTGGGCATCGCGGCCGGACTGGGCGGCGCGTATGCGGGAAGCCGGGCGATGAGCATTCCGTTCGCGGCCGCGCCCGTCATGATGTGGCTGTCGTTCGCGTTCTCGGCGGCGATCGGGATCGTGTTCGGCCTGTTCCCGGCGAACAAAGCCGCGAATTTGAAACCGGTGGATGCTCTACGTTACGATTAA
- a CDS encoding ABC transporter ATP-binding protein: MSRQAVIHIENMSKAYRMGGEEMLSLNEVNLTVYAGEMLAIIGPSGSGKSTLMNMMGCLDTPTSGSYWLDGQEVSKLSGNQLAEIRNRKIGFIFQSFYLLPALTAQENVELPLIYRGMPAKKRHEPAVQALAQVGLESKLNYLPRQLSGGQQQRVAIARALVGEPPVILADEPTGALDTKTGLEVLAIMKDLNRKGHTIVLITHDPDVAEEAGSVVRIQDGRIQVVRRFAP; the protein is encoded by the coding sequence ATGAGCAGGCAGGCTGTAATACATATCGAGAACATGTCCAAGGCTTATCGGATGGGCGGGGAAGAGATGTTGTCTCTGAACGAGGTGAATCTGACCGTCTATGCAGGCGAGATGCTGGCCATTATCGGCCCGTCCGGATCCGGCAAATCGACGCTCATGAATATGATGGGCTGCCTCGATACGCCGACGAGCGGCTCCTACTGGCTGGACGGACAGGAGGTAAGCAAGCTATCCGGCAATCAACTGGCGGAGATTCGCAACCGGAAGATTGGTTTTATTTTTCAGAGTTTTTACTTGCTGCCTGCGCTTACCGCGCAGGAAAATGTGGAGCTTCCGCTCATCTATCGCGGCATGCCGGCCAAAAAAAGGCATGAGCCGGCGGTGCAGGCGCTAGCCCAGGTCGGGCTGGAGAGCAAGCTGAATTATTTACCGCGCCAGTTGTCCGGCGGCCAGCAGCAGCGGGTCGCGATCGCGAGAGCGCTGGTCGGTGAACCGCCGGTTATCCTCGCGGACGAGCCGACCGGGGCATTGGATACGAAGACGGGACTTGAAGTGCTCGCCATCATGAAGGACCTGAACCGCAAAGGCCACACCATCGTCTTGATTACCCACGATCCGGATGTGGCCGAGGAAGCGGGGAGCGTCGTGCGCATACAGGACGGGCGAATTCAGGTTGTAAGGAGGTTCGCTCCGTGA
- a CDS encoding efflux RND transporter periplasmic adaptor subunit, which produces MRSKWKLLLTAVVVITLCMAGYYWLYKQPKTEQTASLPSMARVAKGDLEVTVSGSGTVSPRYTAEVRSGETGKIDKILYDVGDRVEKGAVLATFEKEDLTNEIEKQEIQLQKKELEFENLKTKYKEADEEARPSIAVEIENMKLDLALAQKELEQKRADQAKDKAIKAPISGTLTALNLSEGSQLNQSGSIGTIVDYTQLQAVIQVDEMDIPSIKLKQKATLTFDALADKTIEGTISAIADEGTASGGVSVFDVTIHLSSSQGVKSGMSVQAQIDVNSKSDVLLVPIEAVTQRNGKSYVTVWADQGGAEGKSAPQQALPERQDGPGAGQNQAGGTESATRGARPDGEAAAWAGRGQTGVPSAGAGKLTEVETGINNESYFEIVSGLKEGDMVVLPTVRASANSSQQSSFGGMGGFGGNGGRNGSSPGNAGFPGGNIRMPGGGG; this is translated from the coding sequence ATGCGATCCAAATGGAAGCTGCTGCTGACAGCCGTCGTTGTCATCACGCTATGTATGGCGGGATATTATTGGTTGTACAAGCAGCCGAAGACCGAACAAACCGCCTCTCTGCCGTCAATGGCGAGAGTGGCGAAGGGAGATCTGGAGGTGACCGTAAGCGGCTCGGGTACGGTTTCGCCCCGCTATACCGCGGAGGTGAGGTCGGGAGAGACGGGCAAGATTGATAAAATATTGTACGATGTCGGCGACCGGGTCGAGAAAGGAGCGGTGCTGGCCACATTCGAAAAAGAAGATCTGACGAATGAGATCGAGAAGCAGGAGATTCAGCTTCAGAAGAAGGAGCTGGAGTTCGAAAATCTGAAAACGAAGTATAAAGAAGCGGATGAGGAAGCCAGACCGTCCATCGCGGTCGAAATTGAGAATATGAAGCTGGATCTTGCCCTGGCGCAAAAGGAATTGGAACAAAAACGGGCCGATCAGGCCAAAGACAAGGCCATCAAGGCTCCGATCAGCGGCACATTGACGGCGCTGAACCTCAGTGAAGGCTCGCAATTGAACCAAAGCGGATCGATAGGCACGATCGTGGATTATACGCAGCTTCAGGCCGTGATCCAAGTCGATGAAATGGATATCCCGAGCATCAAGCTGAAGCAAAAGGCCACATTGACGTTCGACGCGCTGGCGGACAAGACGATCGAAGGAACAATAAGCGCTATTGCGGACGAAGGAACGGCTTCAGGCGGGGTATCCGTATTCGATGTCACGATTCACTTGTCGTCTAGCCAAGGCGTCAAAAGCGGGATGTCGGTCCAGGCCCAGATCGACGTGAACAGCAAATCGGATGTGCTGCTGGTGCCAATTGAAGCGGTTACCCAACGCAACGGAAAGTCTTATGTTACGGTCTGGGCGGATCAAGGCGGCGCTGAAGGCAAGAGCGCGCCGCAGCAGGCCCTGCCGGAACGGCAGGACGGCCCGGGAGCGGGGCAGAATCAAGCCGGCGGAACGGAGAGCGCCACCAGAGGGGCACGTCCTGACGGAGAAGCCGCCGCTTGGGCAGGCCGGGGACAGACTGGTGTTCCGAGTGCAGGCGCCGGCAAGTTAACCGAGGTGGAGACAGGGATCAATAATGAGTCCTATTTTGAAATCGTGAGCGGCCTGAAGGAAGGGGATATGGTCGTCTTGCCTACGGTCCGCGCATCCGCGAACAGCAGCCAGCAATCCTCGTTCGGGGGAATGGGCGGCTTCGGCGGCAACGGCGGAAGAAACGGAAGCTCCCCGGGGAACGCCGGATTCCCTGGAGGCAACATCCGCATGCCTGGAGGAGGCGGATGA